CAATTCAAACGTATCAAACGGGTCTTTTCTGACCCCCAAATGACTTGCAATTTTTGAAATAACTTCTGCAAACTCACCTTTAAAAAAATCCCTAACAATTGCCCCAATACCTCGAATAGCACCCTTCTGAATATGCGCATACGCATAATCTACATCAATGGTATTGATATATTCAAAAGACCTTAGATTAAACACTAAATCAGGATACTTTTTTAATAGCATCTTTTGTAAGTGCTCAACCCAAATGTTTACTACCGGTTGATCTAAAAAATCATATTTAAACGCAACACTACTCTCAGGAGAAAAGCGATCATGTTTATCTCTTTTATGAGGCAGATACTCTTCATAACGACTGATCATATAAAAAGCTGCTGCAAAAACATCAAATGAAATATCGGATCCTGAATTGTGAAACAAGGTCACAAAATCTCCATCAGTATTTACCTTTAGATTTTGTTCCGATATTTTTTTATCGAACAAAATCTTTTCTGGAATAATTTTAACTCCCGCTATATCCTGATTACTGTAATTAATGACAAACTGCTTTGTATATACCTCATCGCGATTCGTAATTATTTCCGAGTCTATCCCTAATAAGTCTTTAAAAATATAAGAAGTGATATACTTTAATCTTGGCGTAACTGCCGTACTGTAGATATAAATCTTCAAGTGATCTTATTTTAAATTTCCAGTATCTGCAAAGCTAAAATATCCTTTATCACCGATTATTATATGATCCAAAACAGAAATTGTTAATATTTCTCCCGATTCTACGATTCGATGCGTTAACTGTTTATCCTGACGACTTGGATTTACATTCCCCGAAGGGTGATTATGACATACAATGATTCCGGTTGCGCAATGCTCAAGGGCCGACTTAAATATCAATCTAATATCCGCAGAAGTACCACTAATCCCACCTCTTCCAATCAAATGCTTTGATATAACTTTATTATTTTGATTTAATAGTAATACCCAAAATTCTTCATAGGGTAAATCATTTAAAAGAGGGCTGAATATTTTAAAAGCGTCTTTACTTCCTCTTACTTTAATACGGTCTAGAGGGCCGATACTTTGCCGCCTTCTTCCCAATTCCAATGCAGCAATAACCGATACCGCTTTAGCCTCACCAATTCCAGGGAACTTCATTAAATCCGGAATAGACTTCCTTCCGATCTCGCTGATATTATTATCATTTGCATACAAGATGTGCTGAGCTAATTCTACCGCAGATTGTGTCTTATTTCCCGATCCCAATAAAATAGCTATTAACTCTGCATCTGACAACGACTGCCTTCCATGGATTCTCATTTTCTCTCTGGGGCGATCCACTTCGGCCCAGGATTTAATACTTAATTTAGTTTGAATTGGATTCATTATTTCTTAAGGTTAAAACTGAATTAAACTCCTAAGATACATAACTCCTTCAAAATATTAAGCATAAAAAAACCCCGATCGCGGAGATCGAGGTTTTCAAAAGTTTTTCTTTTCTGATTAACCCAGGTTATTCACCAATTTTGTCAATGAAGACTTAAGGTTTGCAGACTTATTTTTGTGGATAATATTTCTCTTCACCAATTTATCCAACATTGCAACAACCTTTGGAAGTGCTTCTACAGCTTCTTTCTTATCAGTAGTATTTCTTAATGCTTTAATTGCATTACGAGTTGTCTTGTGATAATATTTGTTGCGAGCAGTCTTAACTGCTGTTTGTCTGATTCTTTTTAAAGATGACTTATGATTTGCCATTATCTTATATTATAAAAAATTCTTTCTTAATTTTAAGACTGCAAATGTAAGGTTTAATTTACTATTTACAAGTCTTAAAAAATTAAGGAACCTCAAGCCGAGATTCCCTAATCTTTCTGTACTCCGTAGGGGAATCGAACCCCTGTTACCAGGATGAAAACCTGGCGTCCTAACCCCTAGACGAACGGAGCATTTTTTGTTTCCCTCAAACGGGGCGACAAAGGTAATATTAAAATCCGTTTCTACAATACCAAAATCAAAAAAAGTTGAATTATTTTTTATTTTTTTATTGGACGTCATTTTGAGAGTGACTCATACGAAAACCTAATCGCTTAGACGTCACTACTTTTTGGTCTTTTGATAACTGTTTCATTTGCGCTACGGTTACCAACTGACTTTTTGAAAATTCTGGAGTATATAAATCAAAGTCCAATGCGTACTTTATAGAAGTCTCTATTATTTCAGTAAGTAATTCTTTACTGACCACTAGTTTTGACAAATCTGCGTATTTATATGCCAACTCATTTTTTCCTTCAACAAAAAGGTGTCCATCTTCATTCACAAAAATTCTGGAGACCAAAAAACCCAAATCATTTTCACGATTAAACTTAAACGAATCCGCCAGGAAATTATAAACGTTTATGATTCCACAGAAAACACGTGATGGTTTTTCCTTTATATAAGAATGTAAATGAATCGGGTGATTGTCTGAAAATGAAAATACATTGGTATGCATTTGAAAAACCAAAAGATCTCCTCCAAATCCCAAAACTGCGCCATATTCTCCTTCATCCTTATAGCTAATCAAAACCCTATTGTCCAGCGATTGTAGATGTTCCTTATACTCAGAGGCAATTTCATGTAACACTTCTTTAACCAGTAAAAAAGCTTCTTTGGTTTTAGAATGTACATCTTGCTTTACACAAGACTTCGTACTAAACATTTCATATATCTCTTGCCTCTTTGTCATATTAATATGCTTTAGCGAATAATACTCTTTTTCTAGAAGGTTTTCCAGTTAGAACACAAACACCTTCTTCTTCCTCAGCATCTAACGGAATACAGCGAATGGTTGCTTTCGTTAACTCCTTAATCTTATCTTCCGTCTCCGCAGTTCCATCCCAATGCGCTTTAACAAAACCACCTTCACTTCTTTCAATCACCTTCTTAAATTCATCCCAGGTATCTACTGTAAATGTATTATCCAATCTGAATTGATTCGCTCTTAAGTACAGATTTTCCTGAATTTTATCCATCAATTCTGCCACATAACTCACTACATTATCTTCTGCAACAATCTCCTTTGATAACGTATCTCTTCTAGCTACCTCGAAAGTTCCATTTTCTAAATCTCTTGCTCCAATCGCAATTCTAACAGGGACACCCTTAAACTCATATTCTGAAAATTTCCATCCTGGCTTATGTGTATCTCTATCATCAAATTTAACGGTTAGCCCCTTAGCCTCCAATTCTGATTTTAGCCTTAATGCAACCTCACTGATTTGGTTTAACTGTTCTTCATTTCTAAAAATTGGAACAATAGCCACGTGGATCGGAGCCAACTTAGGAGGTAATACCAAACCGTTATCATCTGAATGCGTCATTACTAGTGCGCCCATCAAACGTGTTGACACACCCCATGATGTAGCCCAAACATGTTCTTGTTGACCTTCTTTTGTCGTAAACTTCACATCAAATGCCTTTGCAAAATTCTGACCTAAGAAGTGAGATGTTCCAGCTTGTAATGCTTTTCCATCTTGCATCATTGCTTCAATACAATACGTTTCTAATGCTCCTGCAAAACGCTCACTTGGAGATTTCAAACCTTTCACTACCGGCACAGCCATATAGTTTTCAACGAACTCCGCATATACATCCAACATTTGCTCTGCCTCTGCTATAGCTTCCTGCTTGGTAGCATGTGCAGTATGACCTTCTTGCCATAAAAACTCTGCTGTTCTTAAAAACAATCTGGTACGCATTTCCCAACGCACCACATTAGCCCACTGGTTAATCAATATTGGTAAATCTCTATAACTCTGAATCCATTTCTTATATGAATTCCAGATAATCGTCTCTGATGTTGGGCGAACGATTAACTCTTCTTCTAGTTTTGCTTCCGGATCTACAACTACTCCTGTTCCCTCTTCATCTACTTTCAACCTGTAATGAGTTACTACTGCACATTCCTTCGCAAAGCCTTCTACATGTTCTGCTTCTTTACTTAAATATGATTTGGGGATAAACAATGGAAAATACGCATTTTGATGTCCTGTATCTTTAAACATCTTGTCTAGTTGCTGCTGCATCTTTTCCCATATTGCATATCCATATGGTTTAATTACCATACTTCCACGAACATC
This genomic interval from bacterium SCSIO 12643 contains the following:
- a CDS encoding polysaccharide deacetylase family protein yields the protein MKIYIYSTAVTPRLKYITSYIFKDLLGIDSEIITNRDEVYTKQFVINYSNQDIAGVKIIPEKILFDKKISEQNLKVNTDGDFVTLFHNSGSDISFDVFAAAFYMISRYEEYLPHKRDKHDRFSPESSVAFKYDFLDQPVVNIWVEHLQKMLLKKYPDLVFNLRSFEYINTIDVDYAYAHIQKGAIRGIGAIVRDFFKGEFAEVISKIASHLGVRKDPFDTFELILNLHRKHDLKSIFFFHVGDYDVHDKSIPVSSNKLQALIKGINDYADIGLHPSYASCMSMQKLKAEFSRLEKIVHQPIIKSRFHFIKLNLPQSYRQLIEYGAKEDYTMGYAAKMGFRAGTCVPFTFYDLDYDEATSLKVYPFYLMEATIKYYFEEGPENAIDYFTEYIEKVKKYNGTFVSLWHNDSLSEWGHWSGWRDVYLKMIEYLAKNAINHD
- the radC gene encoding DNA repair protein RadC, coding for MNPIQTKLSIKSWAEVDRPREKMRIHGRQSLSDAELIAILLGSGNKTQSAVELAQHILYANDNNISEIGRKSIPDLMKFPGIGEAKAVSVIAALELGRRRQSIGPLDRIKVRGSKDAFKIFSPLLNDLPYEEFWVLLLNQNNKVISKHLIGRGGISGTSADIRLIFKSALEHCATGIIVCHNHPSGNVNPSRQDKQLTHRIVESGEILTISVLDHIIIGDKGYFSFADTGNLK
- the rpsT gene encoding 30S ribosomal protein S20, with the protein product MANHKSSLKRIRQTAVKTARNKYYHKTTRNAIKALRNTTDKKEAVEALPKVVAMLDKLVKRNIIHKNKSANLKSSLTKLVNNLG
- the proS gene encoding proline--tRNA ligase, which gives rise to MAKNFTKRSEDYSKWYNELVVKADLAENSDVRGSMVIKPYGYAIWEKMQQQLDKMFKDTGHQNAYFPLFIPKSYLSKEAEHVEGFAKECAVVTHYRLKVDEEGTGVVVDPEAKLEEELIVRPTSETIIWNSYKKWIQSYRDLPILINQWANVVRWEMRTRLFLRTAEFLWQEGHTAHATKQEAIAEAEQMLDVYAEFVENYMAVPVVKGLKSPSERFAGALETYCIEAMMQDGKALQAGTSHFLGQNFAKAFDVKFTTKEGQQEHVWATSWGVSTRLMGALVMTHSDDNGLVLPPKLAPIHVAIVPIFRNEEQLNQISEVALRLKSELEAKGLTVKFDDRDTHKPGWKFSEYEFKGVPVRIAIGARDLENGTFEVARRDTLSKEIVAEDNVVSYVAELMDKIQENLYLRANQFRLDNTFTVDTWDEFKKVIERSEGGFVKAHWDGTAETEDKIKELTKATIRCIPLDAEEEEGVCVLTGKPSRKRVLFAKAY